A DNA window from Cervus elaphus chromosome 17, mCerEla1.1, whole genome shotgun sequence contains the following coding sequences:
- the LOC122673503 gene encoding desmoglein-2-like gives MARGAEGALLLLLICFDFGNGLHFEALHSRNESKLLLKHTHPVRQKRAWITAPVALREGEDLSRKNPIAKIHSDLAEEKKLKITYKYTGKGITEPPFGVFVFNKDTGELNVTTILDREETPFFLLIGYALDERGNNLEKPIELRIKVLDINDNEPVFTQDVFVGSVEELSAANTLVMKITATDADEPNTLNSKISYRIVSQEPANSPVFFLNKDTGEIYTTSITLDREEYSSYTLTVEARDGNGQITDKPVKQAQVQIRILDVNDNIPVVDSNVYEGSIEENQANVEVLRIKVSDADEVGSDNWLANFTFASGNEGGYFRIETDTQTNEGIVTLVKEVDYETMKNLDLSVIVTNRAAFHKSIKDKYKPTSIPIKVKVKNVKEGVYFKSSTIRFHTSESMEKSSQGQILGKFQAFDEDTGKVAHVRYAKFDDIDNWISVNPATSEIKLVKIPDYESRYVQNGTYTAKILAMTEEYPRKTITGTVVVNVEDVNDNCPTLVEPVQTVCDDVPFVNVTAQDLDGPQNSRPFRFSVTDKPARMAEGWKIVRREDTSVLLQQTKRQHGRSEIHFRIADSQGFSCPEEQILTLTVCKCVEGSGCVEMWADSYVGLGPAAIALIILALLLLLLIPLLLLVCHRGKGAKGFTPIPGTIEMLHPWNNEGAPPEDKVVLPLLGADLRDGAAVGAGAGGGVTAKEALVKGGSSASFTKGQQEMSEAEGRWEEYRSLVSGGATQVTGTTGAMVTSDTFRTTRAAGAAREVAGARAGAGAVSEAFLRSYFTEKVASYTEEDDIHTAKDCLLVYSQEETESLRGSIGCCSFIEGELDDRFLDDLGLKFKTLAEVCLGRKIEMDAETQQRAKPTREADEKVVSQSLYEQTRLNSKNAYASGGSFQGPKPLHEADTEKITQEIVTEKSVVSARQAQKVTAPLPDTLASGGMIVTETSYATGATGPPSTVVLGPQQSQGLIVTERVYAPASTLGNQQYASGGHVVVTERVIQPHGGTSGPLEDTPPLPDAQYVMVQEREHFLTPSSSLQLPLAAPSVASGQNVTVTERVLTPASTLQSSYQIPAETSVTAKKTVVSAAGVPGPLPDSGLEESSHCNYTITTSSTRVSKQSTMQQSFS, from the coding sequence ATGGCGCGGGGCGCGGAGGGCGCGCTGCTGCTTCTCCTGATCTGCTTTGACTTTGGAAATGGACTCCATTTTGAGGCCTTACACTCAAGAAATGAAAGCAAGCTGCTTCTTAAACACACTCACCCAGTGAGACAGAAGCGCGCCTGGATCACCGCCCCTGTGGCCCTCCGGGAGGGAGAGGACCTGTCCAGGAAGAATCCGATCGCCAAGATTCACTCTGAtcttgcagaagaaaaaaaactaaaaattaccTACAAATACACTGGAAAGGGGATCACAGAGCCGCCCTTCGGCGTGTTTGTCTTTAATAAAGACACCGGAGAACTAAATGTTACCACCATTCTAGATCGAGAAGAAACACCATTTTTTCTGCTAATTGGTTACGCTTTGGATGAAAGAGGAAACAACTTAGAGAAACCAATAGAACTCAGAATTAAAGTTCTTGACATAAATGACAACGAGCCAGTGTTCACACAGGACGTCTTTGTTGGGTCTGTTGAAGAGCTGAGCGCAGCAAATACACTTGTGATGAAAATCACCGCAACCGATGCAGATGAGCCCAACACTCTGAATTCTAAAATTTCCTATAGGATCGTGTCTCAGGAGCCTGCTAATTCTCCAGTGTTTTTCCTAAATAAAGATACAGGAGAGATATATACAACCAGTATTACCTTGGACAGAGAGGAATACAGCAGCTACACTCTGACAGTAGAAGCAAGAGATGGCAATGGACAAATAACAGATAAACCAGTAAAACAAGCTCAAGTTCAGATTCGTATTTTGGACGTCAATGACAATATACCTGTAGTCGACAGTAATGTGTATGAAGGATCAATTGAAGAAAACCAAGCCAACGTAGAGGTTTTACGCATAAAAGTGTCCGACGCAGATGAAGTAGGCTCCGATAATTGGTTAGCAAATTTTACTTTTGCATCAGGAAACGAAGGGGGTTATTTCCGCATAGAAACTGATACTCAAACTAATGAAGGAATCGTGACCCTGGTTAAGGAGGTAGACTATGAAACAATGAAGAATCTTGACTTGAGCGTTATCGTCACTAACAGAGCAGCTTTTCACAAATCAATTAAGGATAAATACAAGCCGACATCCATTCCCATCAAAGTCAAAGTAAAAAATGTGAAAGAAGGCgtttattttaaaagcagcacAATCCGATTTCACACGAGCGAGAGCATGGAGAAATCAAGCCAGGGCCAAATACTGGGGAAATTTCAGGCTTTTGATGAAGACACTGGAAAGGTAGCCCATGTAAGATATGCCAAATTTGATGATATAGACAATTGGATCTCTGTGAATCCTGCCACCTCTGAAATTAAACTCGTGAAGATTCCTGATTATGAATCCAGATATGTCCAAAATGGTACATACACTGCAAAGATTTTGGCTATGACAGAAGAATATCCTAGGAAAACCATCACTGGCACTGTTGTTGTCAATGTTGAAGACGTCAATGACAACTGTCCCACGCTGGTGGAGCCTGTGCAGACTGTCTGTGATGACGTGCCGTTCGTGAACGTGACCGCTCAGGACCTGGACGGGCCTCAGAACAGCCGGCCTTTCCGTTTCTCGGTCACTGATAAACCAGCCCGAATGGCAGAAGGATGGAAAATAGTACGCCGGGAAGACACCAGTGTGCTACTGCAACAAACCAAAAGACAGCATGGGAGAAGTGAAATTCACTTCCGGATCGCAGATAGTCAAGGCTTCAGCTGTCCTGAAGAGCAGATCCTTACACTCACAGTCTGCAAGTGTGTGGAAGGCAGTGGCTGTGTAGAAATGTGGGCTGACTCCTACGTTGGCCTGGGACCTGCCGCAATTGCACTCATAATTCTTGCCCTTCTGCTCTTGCTTCTTATACCACTTCTACTGCTGGTGTGCCATCGTGGAAAGGGCGCCAAAGGCTTTACCCCCATCCCGGGTACCATAGAGATGCTGCATCCGTGGAACAACGAGGGGGCGCCGCCTGAAGACAAGGTGGTGCTGCCTCTTCTGGGGGCGGATCTCAGAGACGGTGCCGCCGTAGGCGCTGGGGCAGGCGGAGGTGTGACGGCCAAGGAAGCTCTCGTGAAAGGAGGCAGCTCCGCCTCCTTCACCAAAGGGCAGCAGGAGATGTCCGAGGCGGAAGGCCGCTGGGAAGAATACAGAAGCCTTGTCTCGGGCGGAGCCACCCAGGTTACTGGGACGACCGGGGCCATGGTGACCTCGGACACCTTCAGGACCACGAGAGCCGCGGGGGCGGCCAGAGAAGTGGCCGGAGCGCGAGCAGGCGCGGGGGCGGTGAGCGAGGCGTTCCTGAGAAGTTACTTCACTGAGAAAGTGGCCTCTTACACCGAGGAAGATGacatccacacagccaaagattGCCTTCTGGTTTATTCTCAGGAAGAAACAGAGTCTCTCCGGGGTTCCATTGGCTGCTGCAGTTTCATTGAAGGAGAGCTAGATGACCGCTTCTTAGATGACTTAGGATTGAAATTCAAGACCCTCGCTGAAGTTTGCTTGGGTCGAAAAATAGAGATGGATGCAGAAACTCAGCAGAGGGCAAAACCCACAAGAGAAGCAGATGAGAAGGTAGTTTCACAGTCCCTCTATGAGCAAACCAGGCTTAACTCCAAGAACGCTTATGCCTCAGGTGGCAGCTTTCAGGGTCCCAAGCCTTTGCATGAGGCAGACACAGAGAAGATAACTCAGGAAATAGTCACTGAAAAGTCTGTTGTATCCGCTAGGCAGGCTCAAAAGGTCACTGCACCACTTCCTGATACACTGGCTTCCGGCGGCATGATAGTGACTGAAACGTCCTATGCCACGGGCGCCACGGGGCCCCCAAGCACAGTGGTCCTGGGCCCCCAACAGTCCCAGGGCCTGATCGTGACCGAGCGGGTCTATGCCCCGGCGTCCACCCTAGGGAACCAGCAGTACGCTAGCGGGGGGCACGTGGTGGTCACCGAGAGGGTCATCCAACCCCACGGGGGCACTTCTGGCCCCCTGGAAGACACCCCGCCTCTGCCCGACGCTCAATATGTCATGGTGCAGGAAAGAGAGCACTTCCTCACCCCAAGCTCCAGCCTGCAGCTCCCGCTGGCTGCGCCCAGTGTAGCCTCAGGTCAGAACGTGACAGTGACCGAAAGAGTGCTGACGCCAGCCTCCACGCTGCAATCTAGTTACCAGATCCCTGCCGAAACCTCGGTAACGGCCAAAAAGACTGTGGTTTCTGCAGCTGGAGTCCCGGGTCCCCTGCCAGACTCAGGCTTAGAGGAGTCTAGTCATTGTAATTACACGATAACCACATCTTCCACCAGGGTCTCCAAGCAGAGCACCATGCAGCAGTCCTTCTCTTAA